The following are from one region of the Paenibacillus bovis genome:
- a CDS encoding type IV pilus twitching motility protein PilT, with protein sequence MNNTHYDIRSMLQQMVALNASDLHLSAGSAPVMRIHGQLGNQGEEVLTPAAIQAMAKQLLGEERFSTFEQAGEIDFSYAVEDSARYRINIYRQKGGVSLAARRITNEIPTLEQLGLPPLLKNLTEKHQGLILVTGPTGSGKSSTLAAMIGYINNRQSRHIVTLEDPIEYVHTHRRSLVNQREVGSDTASFASGIRAALRQDPDVMLVGEMRDLETISAAVTAAETGHLVLATLHTSDAPQTIDRIIDVFPAHQQGQIRIQLAAVLTAIISQRLLPTVDSRGRACATEILINTPAIANLIRTEKTHQIRSMMQTGRSSGMHTLEMSIRDLIQSGRIDPVVGKLYLPEVSV encoded by the coding sequence ATGAATAATACACACTACGATATTCGCAGTATGCTGCAGCAGATGGTTGCGCTGAATGCCTCCGATTTACATCTGTCCGCCGGTTCAGCGCCGGTGATGCGCATTCATGGCCAGCTAGGCAATCAGGGGGAAGAAGTACTGACACCGGCAGCCATACAGGCGATGGCAAAACAGCTGCTGGGCGAAGAACGTTTTAGCACTTTTGAGCAAGCGGGAGAGATTGACTTCTCCTATGCGGTGGAAGACAGTGCCCGTTACCGGATCAATATTTACCGGCAAAAGGGCGGCGTAAGTCTGGCGGCGCGCCGAATCACAAACGAGATTCCGACGCTGGAGCAGTTGGGTCTGCCCCCGTTATTGAAAAATCTGACCGAAAAACATCAGGGATTGATTCTGGTAACTGGTCCGACCGGAAGTGGTAAATCGTCGACACTGGCTGCGATGATCGGTTATATCAATAATCGACAATCCCGGCATATCGTCACGCTGGAAGATCCAATCGAGTATGTGCATACGCATAGAAGATCGCTGGTTAACCAGCGTGAGGTTGGCAGTGATACAGCTAGTTTTGCCAGTGGTATCCGGGCAGCTCTTCGTCAGGACCCGGATGTAATGCTGGTTGGAGAAATGCGCGATCTGGAGACCATATCTGCTGCAGTGACTGCTGCGGAGACCGGCCATCTCGTACTGGCTACGCTTCATACAAGCGATGCACCGCAGACGATCGACCGGATCATCGACGTATTCCCCGCTCATCAGCAGGGACAGATACGGATTCAGCTGGCTGCTGTGCTGACAGCTATTATCTCCCAGCGGCTGCTGCCGACAGTGGATAGCCGTGGACGCGCTTGTGCGACCGAGATTCTGATCAATACACCGGCGATTGCCAATTTGATCCGCACGGAGAAAACACATCAGATCCGCAGCATGATGCAGACTGGCAGAAGCTCTGGAATGCATACACTGGAAATGAGTATTCGCGATCTGATCCAGTCTGGCCGGATTGATCCGGTTGTCGGCAAGCTGTATCTACCGGAGGTGAGTGTCTGA
- a CDS encoding type II secretion system F family protein — protein MPQFQYQVRTINGKELKGTLTASDKTTAMEELRRRGLTVFLLEEQRLTLLTKDIYIGNPVKTIDFIVYCRQFATLIRAGVTILDATRILAEQTGSKILRRSLQDVHSRLMRGVSLSQAIQDQQKIFPRLFISMIRAGEESGDLENTLERLAVYFEKRHVTKEKIKSALAYPVTVGILAIAVTVYLLWAIVPQFVDMFESMNAQLPTITVIVLALSKSIQHQWYIWAIVILALIITFVMMKRSEKGAYWIDYAKLKMPVFGTLNQKGAIAQFSRTFSSLYASSVPVLQALSIVTEVAGNKVIERYLNEASDSLRKGNPLSDPLKKAWVFPPMVTQMIAIGEETGALDQMLSKVADFYEMDVENTVDRLKSLIEPLLIVFLAAVVGIIVAAIMLPMFSLYNSL, from the coding sequence ATGCCGCAGTTTCAGTATCAGGTACGCACTATTAATGGCAAAGAACTAAAAGGTACATTGACCGCTTCCGACAAAACGACTGCCATGGAAGAACTGCGGCGGCGGGGACTGACTGTATTTTTACTCGAAGAACAGCGTCTGACTCTGCTCACCAAAGACATCTATATCGGTAATCCGGTCAAAACGATTGATTTTATCGTGTACTGCCGCCAGTTTGCGACTCTGATCCGCGCTGGTGTCACTATTCTTGATGCAACCCGCATTCTGGCAGAGCAGACAGGGAGCAAGATATTGCGCCGCTCTTTGCAGGATGTACATTCCCGCCTGATGCGTGGGGTATCGCTGTCCCAGGCGATTCAGGATCAGCAGAAGATTTTCCCGCGCCTGTTTATCAGTATGATCCGTGCGGGTGAAGAATCGGGTGATCTGGAGAATACGCTGGAACGGCTGGCTGTTTATTTTGAGAAACGGCATGTTACCAAGGAAAAAATCAAATCTGCACTTGCCTATCCAGTAACGGTCGGTATTTTGGCTATTGCTGTTACCGTGTATCTACTATGGGCTATCGTGCCGCAGTTTGTGGACATGTTTGAATCGATGAATGCCCAGCTGCCGACGATTACGGTTATCGTACTCGCACTCAGCAAAAGTATCCAGCACCAGTGGTATATCTGGGCAATCGTCATTCTGGCACTGATCATCACTTTTGTCATGATGAAGCGATCGGAAAAAGGAGCGTACTGGATCGATTATGCCAAGCTGAAAATGCCGGTATTCGGTACATTGAATCAGAAAGGCGCGATCGCCCAATTTTCCCGTACGTTCTCCTCATTGTATGCCAGTTCGGTGCCTGTACTGCAGGCGCTATCCATCGTCACTGAAGTGGCAGGCAACAAGGTGATTGAGCGGTATCTGAACGAAGCGAGCGATTCGCTGCGTAAAGGGAATCCGCTGTCCGATCCGCTGAAAAAGGCATGGGTGTTCCCGCCAATGGTCACCCAGATGATCGCTATCGGTGAAGAAACCGGAGCGCTGGATCAGATGCTTAGCAAGGTGGCCGATTTCTATGAAATGGATGTAGAGAACACCGTTGATCGTCTGAAGTCACTGATTGAACCGCTGCTGATCGTATTTCTGGCAGCTGTCGTGGGTATCATCGTAGCTGCTATTATGCTGCCGATGTTCAGCCTGTATAACTCGTTATAA
- a CDS encoding type II secretion system protein: MLSAKLKAFGNKGFKAMGKDEKGFTLIELLAVIVILGIIAVIAIPLIGNIINNSKTNADLNTANQVYNAARMYVIGQENGDFGSGTTTKTITIKVLMDNGYLEKTLTLPSTKAALDPTGVVTFTSGELTSVKLNAGAKGASSDGTYDAAKVLSVNKDAVTTPAKTS; this comes from the coding sequence ATGTTGAGCGCAAAACTGAAAGCATTTGGCAATAAAGGATTCAAAGCAATGGGTAAAGACGAGAAAGGATTTACCCTGATCGAGCTCCTGGCTGTTATCGTTATCCTGGGTATCATCGCAGTTATCGCTATTCCATTGATTGGCAATATTATCAACAATTCAAAAACGAATGCGGATTTGAATACAGCTAACCAGGTTTACAATGCTGCTCGTATGTATGTTATTGGCCAAGAAAATGGCGATTTTGGTTCTGGCACAACTACAAAAACAATTACAATCAAAGTACTGATGGACAATGGTTATCTGGAAAAAACACTTACACTTCCAAGTACCAAAGCAGCACTGGATCCTACAGGTGTAGTTACATTTACAAGTGGAGAATTGACTTCGGTTAAACTTAATGCAGGAGCAAAAGGTGCTTCTAGTGACGGTACTTATGATGCTGCAAAAGTTCTTAGTGTAAATAAAGATGCTGTCACTACGCCTGCTAAAACAAGCTAA
- a CDS encoding prepilin peptidase — protein MTILIGIYVLILGLVLGSFYNVVALRVPAGESVIHPPSRCPHCGTRLTGTDMVPVFSYLWSRGRCRHCQAPVSVWYPIGEALTGLMFLWMYLEYGFTAQAITGMVLVSLSVIITVADIYYMKIPNRVLLFFLPVLLVLVLLFPVTSLWSHLAGGIGAGVILLIAAIASKGGMGMGDIKLFALYGWVLGFPNMLMALFIACLLGLVTGLILRCTGRSGKKQPIPFGPFLAVGTLIAYVYGPVIISGYLSLIV, from the coding sequence ATGACAATACTGATCGGCATATATGTGCTTATACTTGGCCTTGTACTGGGATCTTTTTATAACGTGGTTGCTCTGCGTGTTCCGGCAGGAGAGTCTGTGATTCATCCGCCTTCTCGTTGTCCGCACTGCGGAACACGGCTGACGGGAACGGATATGGTACCGGTATTCAGTTACCTCTGGAGCCGTGGCAGATGCCGGCACTGTCAGGCACCTGTATCTGTCTGGTATCCAATCGGGGAGGCGCTGACCGGGCTGATGTTTTTATGGATGTATCTGGAATACGGATTCACGGCACAGGCAATTACCGGTATGGTACTGGTCAGCCTATCGGTTATTATTACCGTAGCCGATATCTATTATATGAAGATTCCGAACCGGGTACTGCTTTTTTTCCTGCCGGTTCTGCTGGTATTGGTATTGCTGTTCCCTGTCACTTCGTTATGGAGCCATCTGGCTGGCGGGATCGGGGCAGGTGTTATTTTACTGATTGCAGCGATAGCAAGCAAAGGTGGAATGGGCATGGGAGATATCAAGCTGTTCGCCCTGTATGGATGGGTACTTGGGTTCCCGAATATGCTGATGGCGCTATTTATAGCTTGTCTGCTAGGTCTGGTGACCGGCTTGATTCTACGCTGTACAGGCCGCAGCGGCAAAAAACAGCCGATTCCGTTCGGGCCCTTTCTGGCGGTTGGTACGCTGATTGCTTATGTATATGGTCCAGTTATTATAAGCGGGTATCTCTCGCTGATTGTATAG
- the pilM gene encoding pilus assembly protein PilM — translation MLQFKSSSYAGLSIEQTGIRYVSLKKKKQWEMEQKRFLPLPSGIIVENQIEDEEALGQLLRDWISREGLKGKAVALSIPPSRILIRTMSIPLSSLKQANQLVQLEVETGMHLPFEDPVYDYLVTGTDELEAHLLVFAAPSQLVKSYVNVLEAAGMRVSSVEISTTSLARAVMLEQELAFTQTMLLQINGRVLDIYMYRAGYPVFMRTITLALPENLYYSEEQEEELTSDSISDILAEVSRMLNFYQYSLHDGSVRIEEIIVTGSARERSMLEAGLVESLADLRILTIDFYSVSGAFEQDAELNDYRMAAGTALSREGKQVINLLPRPERKTQRTSYVLIGAAVVWILLMALSLYGWFSYKSEIAAQEQQIQQLTDANASVQLELNQLNGSGGSGGTSAQAIMNAVIQYKMDVVNVLGQIRSALPAGGAMRNIAFDRSSNIQLTVNVRTLADASAYLVKLRSMPFAASVDINNASRDASAGANSTSVVPVQVYSAIYTIHLQGTAATDSSGSGAASDLQNTTNNAAGKEDANGTAN, via the coding sequence ATGCTTCAATTCAAATCATCGTCATATGCGGGTCTCTCGATCGAACAAACCGGTATCCGATATGTCTCATTAAAAAAGAAAAAGCAGTGGGAAATGGAACAAAAGCGGTTTCTTCCTTTGCCGTCAGGCATCATCGTTGAGAATCAGATTGAGGATGAGGAAGCACTGGGTCAGCTGCTTCGCGATTGGATCTCCCGCGAAGGGCTCAAAGGCAAAGCAGTAGCATTATCGATCCCTCCCTCACGTATTCTGATACGTACAATGAGTATTCCCTTATCTTCACTCAAACAGGCCAACCAGCTGGTACAGCTCGAAGTGGAGACCGGTATGCATCTGCCGTTTGAAGATCCGGTCTATGATTATCTGGTTACCGGTACGGATGAGCTGGAAGCGCATCTGCTCGTATTTGCTGCGCCAAGCCAGCTGGTCAAAAGTTATGTGAACGTATTGGAAGCCGCAGGGATGCGGGTAAGCTCGGTAGAAATTTCTACAACTTCACTGGCACGCGCCGTAATGCTGGAGCAGGAGCTAGCCTTTACACAAACGATGCTGCTGCAGATCAACGGACGCGTATTGGACATCTACATGTATCGTGCTGGATATCCGGTTTTTATGCGGACGATTACATTGGCATTACCGGAAAATCTGTACTATAGCGAGGAACAGGAAGAAGAGCTTACTTCGGACAGTATCAGCGATATTCTTGCCGAAGTTTCGCGTATGCTGAACTTTTACCAGTATAGTCTGCATGATGGCTCTGTACGGATTGAGGAAATTATCGTTACTGGTTCGGCAAGGGAACGCAGTATGTTGGAAGCAGGACTGGTTGAATCGCTGGCCGATCTGCGTATTCTGACTATCGATTTTTATTCAGTCAGCGGTGCTTTTGAACAGGATGCCGAACTTAATGATTACCGGATGGCCGCAGGGACTGCACTGAGCCGGGAAGGCAAGCAGGTTATTAACTTGCTGCCGCGCCCCGAGCGCAAAACACAGCGTACCTCTTATGTACTGATTGGTGCAGCTGTTGTCTGGATACTGCTGATGGCGCTATCTTTATATGGATGGTTCAGTTACAAATCGGAAATTGCTGCGCAAGAGCAGCAGATTCAGCAGCTGACCGATGCCAATGCCAGTGTACAGCTGGAGCTGAACCAACTGAATGGCAGCGGTGGCAGTGGAGGAACGAGTGCCCAGGCGATTATGAATGCTGTGATCCAGTATAAAATGGACGTCGTGAATGTACTTGGACAGATCCGCAGTGCATTGCCTGCCGGAGGAGCAATGCGCAATATTGCCTTTGACCGCAGCAGCAATATCCAGCTGACGGTTAATGTACGCACACTGGCAGATGCTTCCGCCTATCTGGTCAAATTGAGAAGCATGCCTTTCGCTGCATCCGTGGATATTAATAATGCATCAAGAGATGCTTCGGCAGGGGCTAACTCGACGAGTGTCGTTCCGGTACAGGTGTATTCGGCCATTTACACTATTCATTTACAGGGTACAGCTGCAACAGACAGCAGCGGAAGCGGAGCTGCATCCGATTTGCAGAACACGACAAACAACGCCGCAGGCAAGGAGGACGCCAATGGAACAGCTAACTAA
- the pilO gene encoding type 4a pilus biogenesis protein PilO, with the protein MEQLTKSRPAILLVLALLFLILLAVYMLGVRPLSERTEQYDQNISQMQQEYDLLHQKLIELKGHAADQAVLDQAVPMQDQSEQLLLSLQQIGQKSNARLTDVAFALKGSETEQAAATNTQQLSINAGQIQMSAQVEGSYTEIKNWLNELQKLPRLINVDSFSFDEPYNPGKAAAPITAKIVFTAYYTQ; encoded by the coding sequence ATGGAACAGCTAACTAAATCACGCCCTGCCATTTTGCTTGTTCTGGCTCTGTTGTTTCTTATTCTGCTGGCTGTGTATATGTTGGGAGTACGGCCGCTGAGCGAGCGGACGGAGCAGTATGATCAGAATATCTCGCAGATGCAGCAAGAATATGATCTGTTGCATCAGAAGCTGATTGAACTGAAAGGACATGCAGCCGATCAGGCAGTTCTGGATCAGGCGGTGCCAATGCAGGATCAAAGCGAACAGCTGCTGTTGTCCTTGCAGCAAATTGGTCAGAAAAGCAATGCACGCCTGACAGATGTCGCTTTTGCTTTAAAAGGTTCTGAAACTGAACAAGCAGCAGCGACAAATACCCAGCAGCTCTCCATCAATGCAGGGCAGATTCAGATGAGTGCCCAGGTCGAAGGCAGCTATACCGAAATTAAAAACTGGTTGAACGAGCTGCAAAAGCTTCCCCGCTTGATCAATGTCGATTCGTTCAGTTTTGACGAGCCGTATAATCCGGGCAAAGCAGCAGCCCCGATTACCGCTAAAATTGTATTTACTGCTTACTACACTCAATAA
- a CDS encoding gamma-glutamyltransferase family protein encodes MLSYDPLSHPYPSQRHSVYARNGMVATSQPLAAQAGLDILRKGGNAIDAAIATAACLTVVEPTSNGIGGDAFAIVWTKDRLHGLNANGPAPASISIEAVQAAGHEKIPTYGWTPVTVPGAPAAWQSLSDRFGKLPLSEVLQPAIDYAEQGFPISPTLGHYWQLAYRRFSDILSGEEYRSWFDTFAPDGRAPRIGEMWRSPGHAATLRSIAETGAESFYRGELAEQIDAHSSQYGGFLRKEDLAAFTPEWVDPISVNYRGYDVWEIPPAGQGLIALMALNILKGYDFTDRDTVDTHHKQFEAIKLAFSDGLKYITQEDKMTTRAEHLLSDTYAAARRALIGDEALEPQPGQPQAGGTVYLATADSEGNMVSYIQSNYMGFGSGIVIPGTGIAMQNRGHSFSLDPAHDNRLEPGKKTYHTIIPGFLTKDSKPIGPFGVMGGFMQPQGHVQVVMNMIDFKLNPQAALDAPRWQWLEDKVIEVEPGFPDHLAQSLMRMGHQIRRANSTGSFGRGQIILRDEHTGVLIGGTEMRTDGAIASW; translated from the coding sequence ATGCTATCCTATGACCCGTTATCCCATCCTTATCCATCCCAGCGGCATTCTGTCTATGCACGCAATGGAATGGTGGCTACTTCCCAGCCGCTGGCTGCTCAGGCCGGTCTGGATATTCTCCGCAAAGGCGGCAACGCGATCGATGCCGCGATTGCTACAGCTGCCTGTCTTACGGTGGTGGAACCAACGTCCAACGGAATCGGTGGAGATGCTTTTGCCATCGTCTGGACCAAAGACCGACTGCATGGATTGAATGCCAATGGTCCGGCGCCAGCATCTATTTCCATAGAGGCCGTACAGGCTGCCGGACATGAGAAAATACCGACTTATGGCTGGACACCAGTTACGGTGCCGGGTGCTCCTGCAGCATGGCAATCTTTATCGGATCGTTTTGGCAAGCTGCCGCTGAGCGAAGTGCTGCAGCCAGCTATCGACTATGCCGAGCAGGGGTTTCCGATCTCTCCAACGCTCGGTCACTACTGGCAGCTCGCTTACAGGCGGTTTTCGGATATCCTGTCGGGTGAGGAATACCGCAGTTGGTTTGATACCTTTGCACCGGATGGACGTGCTCCACGGATCGGGGAAATGTGGCGATCTCCCGGTCATGCAGCGACACTCCGCAGTATTGCAGAGACCGGAGCAGAATCCTTTTACCGTGGAGAACTGGCCGAGCAGATTGATGCGCATTCAAGTCAGTACGGTGGATTTCTACGCAAAGAAGACCTGGCTGCTTTTACACCGGAATGGGTAGATCCGATCTCGGTCAATTACCGCGGCTATGATGTATGGGAGATTCCACCGGCAGGTCAGGGACTAATCGCCCTAATGGCGCTTAATATTCTCAAAGGTTACGACTTCACCGACCGTGATACAGTCGATACTCACCATAAGCAATTCGAAGCGATCAAGCTGGCATTCAGTGATGGACTCAAATATATCACCCAGGAAGACAAAATGACGACACGAGCCGAGCATTTATTGTCGGACACCTATGCTGCTGCGAGGCGTGCACTGATTGGAGATGAAGCGCTTGAGCCGCAGCCTGGCCAGCCGCAGGCAGGTGGCACGGTCTATCTGGCGACAGCGGATAGCGAAGGCAATATGGTGTCCTATATTCAGAGTAATTACATGGGCTTTGGCTCCGGCATTGTCATTCCGGGAACAGGTATTGCCATGCAGAACCGTGGTCATTCCTTTTCCCTCGATCCGGCTCATGACAACCGTCTGGAACCGGGCAAAAAAACCTATCACACGATTATTCCCGGCTTCCTGACCAAAGACAGCAAACCGATCGGCCCATTTGGTGTTATGGGCGGATTCATGCAGCCCCAAGGACATGTGCAGGTCGTAATGAACATGATCGACTTCAAGCTGAATCCGCAGGCTGCACTGGATGCACCAAGATGGCAGTGGCTGGAGGACAAAGTGATTGAAGTGGAACCGGGCTTTCCCGATCATCTCGCTCAGAGTCTAATGCGCATGGGTCACCAGATCCGCCGCGCCAACAGTACCGGCAGCTTTGGACGAGGTCAAATTATCCTCCGCGATGAACACACCGGCGTCCTGATCGGCGGTACCGAAATGCGCACAGACGGAGCTATCGCTTCCTGGTGA
- a CDS encoding Lrp/AsnC family transcriptional regulator, with translation MDQVDKQIIEELSRNSRITMKQLGEKVHLTGQAASARVARLEDQGIIEGYTIRVNQEKVGYTVHAFISIFTQNTYHQPYLSFLKTQELFVIHNYKISGDSCYLLECQFPSNAVLDQFLVELNRYVNYKLSIVINK, from the coding sequence ATGGATCAGGTAGACAAGCAGATCATTGAGGAACTATCCCGCAACAGTCGAATCACGATGAAGCAGCTGGGCGAAAAGGTACACCTCACCGGACAGGCTGCTTCCGCCCGGGTAGCGCGGCTGGAAGATCAGGGAATTATCGAAGGTTATACGATCAGGGTAAATCAGGAAAAGGTAGGCTATACGGTTCATGCGTTTATCAGCATTTTCACGCAGAACACGTATCATCAGCCTTATCTATCCTTTTTGAAAACGCAGGAATTGTTTGTGATTCATAATTATAAAATCAGCGGGGACAGTTGCTATTTGCTGGAATGCCAGTTTCCTTCCAATGCGGTGCTGGATCAGTTTCTGGTGGAACTGAATCGGTATGTGAATTATAAGCTGTCAATTGTGATTAACAAATGA
- a CDS encoding MBL fold metallo-hydrolase yields the protein MNIQLIRNATLVIQYAGRKFLVDPFLAQQGVYPPFAPSQRDDQMNPLVGLPVPIKEIIDVDAVIITHLHLDHYDPAAKEWLPKDIQIFVQNEEDAVQVKQDGFVHVEVLHENTLFEGIQLIKTKGEHGRGEILKRTGQVCGVVLKHPEEKTLYIAGDTVWYGAVQQVIDTYQPEVIVVNGGDNQFLEGGSLVMGKEDIYAVHQAAPEAQIISVHMEAVNHWTLSRTELKSYAMEKGMSDYLLVPQDGEVHTF from the coding sequence ATGAATATACAATTGATTCGCAACGCTACACTGGTCATCCAATATGCAGGACGGAAATTTCTGGTTGATCCATTTCTGGCACAGCAGGGAGTCTATCCGCCATTTGCCCCTTCACAGCGCGATGATCAGATGAATCCGCTGGTCGGTCTGCCTGTACCGATCAAAGAAATCATCGACGTAGACGCAGTGATCATAACGCATTTGCATCTGGATCATTACGATCCTGCCGCCAAGGAATGGCTGCCCAAAGATATTCAAATATTCGTCCAAAATGAAGAAGATGCGGTGCAGGTCAAGCAGGACGGATTTGTCCATGTAGAGGTACTGCACGAAAACACACTTTTCGAGGGAATCCAGCTGATCAAAACCAAAGGCGAACATGGCCGCGGTGAGATTCTCAAAAGAACCGGTCAGGTATGCGGGGTTGTGCTCAAACATCCGGAGGAGAAAACTCTGTATATCGCCGGTGACACCGTCTGGTACGGCGCAGTACAGCAAGTGATCGATACGTATCAGCCGGAAGTGATCGTCGTGAACGGCGGAGACAATCAGTTCCTGGAGGGCGGATCGCTCGTGATGGGCAAGGAAGATATCTATGCGGTACATCAAGCTGCCCCGGAAGCGCAGATTATCTCGGTGCATATGGAGGCTGTGAATCACTGGACATTATCACGAACCGAATTGAAAAGCTATGCTATGGAAAAAGGCATGTCCGATTATCTGTTGGTGCCGCAAGATGGCGAAGTCCATACATTTTGA
- a CDS encoding TVP38/TMEM64 family protein, which yields MEMTTPLLSALNEQGITEIMQQYQSFGPLVSMLLAFLISFVPPLPTSVIIGLNGASNGLWAGFLFSWIGVMAGILTVFGLVRQLSHYEYVQRFAERKSIRKSLEWIEKNGFIYLFMLSLLPFGPFTMMHIAAGLSGIRFRSFLTATALGRGIMIFTVSYIGSDLTSYLDNPWQLMPVILFIGLGFLIARKMGSWFGRHNEETAVVGELELEQEPQG from the coding sequence ATGGAAATGACAACACCGCTGCTATCCGCCCTGAATGAACAGGGAATAACGGAGATTATGCAGCAGTACCAGTCGTTCGGCCCCCTGGTCAGCATGCTGCTGGCCTTTCTGATTTCATTTGTACCTCCGCTGCCTACGAGTGTAATTATCGGACTCAACGGAGCTTCCAATGGACTGTGGGCAGGCTTTTTATTTTCATGGATCGGCGTCATGGCAGGGATTCTGACGGTATTCGGTCTGGTGCGGCAGCTATCGCATTATGAATATGTTCAGCGATTCGCCGAACGTAAAAGTATCCGCAAAAGTCTCGAATGGATCGAAAAGAACGGATTTATTTACCTTTTCATGCTCAGTCTGCTGCCGTTTGGCCCGTTTACCATGATGCATATTGCTGCCGGACTGAGCGGCATTCGTTTTCGCTCCTTTCTCACAGCCACTGCGCTTGGCCGGGGGATTATGATTTTCACTGTATCGTATATCGGTTCCGATCTGACCAGCTATCTGGACAATCCATGGCAGCTGATGCCAGTCATCCTGTTCATTGGGCTTGGCTTCCTGATCGCGCGCAAAATGGGTAGCTGGTTTGGACGCCATAACGAGGAAACGGCTGTAGTTGGCGAATTGGAATTAGAGCAGGAACCACAGGGCTGA
- a CDS encoding TVP38/TMEM64 family protein, which produces MDISELLSAINEENLRRWMNEYRSLGPLISILIPFLKSFIPPMPTIVVLGVNAAVYGLWMGFLYSYIGIIGGSLTAFLLIRKLSQHRYLSRIVQRPRVQRTRRWVRDNGFNYVFLLSLFPVGPFTLLNLAAGLSGIRFRSFLIAILFGRGVMVFAVSFIGADFALYWEQPWYLVWVILFVIVCLVISRRIEAYFSRKDPDNM; this is translated from the coding sequence ATGGATATATCGGAACTGCTATCTGCTATTAACGAGGAAAATCTGAGACGCTGGATGAACGAATACCGGTCGCTCGGTCCGCTAATCAGTATTTTAATTCCTTTTCTCAAATCATTTATTCCGCCGATGCCTACGATTGTGGTGCTGGGTGTCAATGCTGCTGTCTATGGACTGTGGATGGGTTTCCTGTATTCGTATATCGGTATTATCGGCGGCTCACTTACTGCCTTTTTGCTGATTCGCAAGCTCTCCCAGCATCGCTATCTATCAAGGATAGTACAGCGTCCAAGGGTGCAGCGTACGCGCCGCTGGGTCAGGGATAACGGGTTCAATTATGTGTTTTTGCTCAGTCTGTTCCCGGTCGGTCCATTCACGCTGCTCAATCTGGCTGCCGGACTCAGTGGCATCCGTTTTCGCTCGTTCCTGATCGCGATTCTGTTTGGACGGGGTGTCATGGTATTTGCAGTATCGTTTATTGGAGCGGACTTTGCGCTGTACTGGGAACAGCCCTGGTATCTGGTATGGGTAATTCTGTTTGTTATTGTCTGTCTGGTAATCAGCCGCCGGATCGAAGCCTATTTCAGCCGCAAAGATCCGGATAATATGTAA